GGTATATTTAGTTTGGCTGGGTATTCAAAAGTGGCGTGAGAAATCAGCACTGTCATTAGCTGATCGCGACACCACGGTATCGGCTGCAACGTTATTTAAGCGAGCGATTTTTGTCAATTTAACCAATCCTAAAACCATTGTGTTTTTGGTCGCGTTATTTCCTCAATTTATCAACCCATTAGCACCTCAATTACCCCAATTACTGATTTTAGGTATCACGACATTAGTGGTAGATGGCTGTGTAATGTTATTTTACGTGCTGTTAGCATCGCGTTTTACCCGCTATATTCGTTCAACGACGGTAATGACACGTTTAAATCGTTTATTTGGCTCCATGTTTATTGGGTGTGGTGCTTTATTGGCTTTAGCTCGGGCTTAAGTAATAACTAGAGGAAAGGGTTAATGTATTCCTATGTTGCTTGTCAGCCTATTTTTAATCGTAAACAGCAGACGATTGGCTACGAACTATTATTTCGAGATGGTGAAAGCAATGCTTTCCCTAATATCGATGCTAATGAAGCGACATGCCGTTTAGTCATGGAAAACTACATGGCTATCGGGGATAACCGTTCCTACAAGGGACAGCGTAATTTCATTAACTTTCCTGATCATTGCTTGATTGAATTAATGCCACTGTTACTACCCAAAGATAAGGTAGTGATTGAAATTCTTGAAAGCTGTAGCCCTAGCGATGAATTATTGCAGGCGGTAAAACATCTTCATCAAAAAGGCTATGTATTTGCCCTTGATGATTTTGATTGCTGCCCAGAGTGGCATCGATTCCTGCCTTATATTTCGGTAATTAAATTAGATTTACTGGCGCTGGGCGTTGAAGCGTCATGCCAATATGTGCTTGATAATCAGCATTTAAAAGCTAAATTCTTAGCTGAAAAAGTTGAGACTTATGAGGATTACACAAAAGCGCAAGCGGCAGGTTTCCACCTCTTCCAAGGCTATTTCTTTAGTAAACCTGAAGTGCTGAAAAGCCGTAAAGTGGCACCATCAGAGCTTACCACGGTGCAACTATTGCATGAAATTGCCCATGATCCGGTCGACTTTACTCGAATTGAAAACATCGTCAGCCGTGATGTGTCTTTATCGTATTTATTGCTGCGCTACGTTAATACCGTCACGAAACGTCTTCGCACACCGATTAGCTCATTTCGCCAAGCCTTGGTGTATTTAGGTGAAGATAATTTACGGCTATTTATCGGGGTGGTGGCAACAGCACATGCGGCATTAGAGAAGCCCAAAGAGCTTTACTCGTTGTCATTATTACGCGCAAAGATGTGTGAATTAATGGTGACCAAAGGGGGCGTTGGATTACGCTCCGAGCAGGCGTTTTTAGCTGGCATGTTCTCACTGTTAGATGCACTGCTTGATAACTCGTTAGATAGCTTGCTTGATATGATCCAGCTACAACCGGAGATTAAATCGGCACTGTTACAGCGCAATGGGCGTTTAGGTTTGCTACTGGATGTGGTTGATGCATTTTGTACAGCAGATTGGACGCGAGTGTCGATTTGCTGTCAGGTATTAGGTATCAAAGAAGAAGTGGTACACGAGAGCTACTTAGCAGCCGTCGAGTGGGCAGATAAGTGTACGGCGGTGAACTTAAAACGCTAAAAAAATGGGGGCTATGTAGTCTCGCCCCCGAATAGGAATCGTAATGTTATAAGTGTGAGTCAGAGGGCTCCGCACCGAGGCTACGATGCGAAAAGAGCTAGGTATGATCTGACTAAATTCATACCTGCTTTAGGATTTGTTATTGCAACTTATTGACGGTAAGCGTTAAGCATCCATAGCAATTTTTCTTGCTCACGAATGTAATCACCCATCAATGCAGCGGTACCTTCATCGTTAGCATCACCCGCTTCTGCCAAAATTTGGCGCTCTAAGCGAAGTAAAATACTAAAGCCATTCACTAAGCCTTCAACACATTCAGTACCTTCTGTTGCATTGCGATGCTCTTTGATATCGCTTGCGGCTAGGTAACTGCTAAAGCTGTGATCTGGGGTGAAGCCTAAAGTTAAGATACGCTCTGCAAGTTCATCGATTTTTAGCTGAAGATCGGTGTAAATCTCTTCAAACTTCACATGAAGTTCAAAAAATTGTTGGCCTTTAATGTTCCAGTGGTAACCACGGGTATTCATGTAAAGCACTTGGTAATCAGCTAAGAGTTTATTGAGGTCTGCAGCCAAAGCTTGTGCTTTTTGGGTATCAAGACCAATTAAATTCATTTCGCTAGTCATACTGCTTTCCTCACTCATTCGATAAATCTGTTAGATAAAGGACGCTGCCTTTACGTTGATGGAGCCAGTATAGGTAATCTTTGGTGATAGGTATAACTGTTAGGTTCTATTAAACCAATAGGTTTTAGCTATTTAATCGGTAGTGTTATTGGTCTGGTGCTATTGATTGATATAAGCCGTTTGCTCAATTGCAGATAAGAAAAAGCCACCTGACAGGATTCGGCAATTGTCAGATGGCTTTAATAAGTCTTTATTATTAGGCTGCGATTAAATCGCCGTGGCAGTTATCGCCATAACAAGGTGTTACACCGCAAATACGGTTACCTGCGTCTTTACCCATCGCATAGCCATGCTCAAGTTTATCGAGATTACGAGTTAAACGACCCACTTGAAAATCGTTATTAGGGGCAATCACGGTGATCTTACAATCTTTCGGTGGGTGATTAATAAAATCAAGTGCGGCGTTATAGCGTTGTGCACGCTTGATCACCGCATCAGCAAATGCAGGGTGATCATGGAACATGGATTTAATTAACCAAGACACCTTAGTTTCAGGTTTATGAAAGCCTAAAGGTTTTGATAGCACGACAGTAATATCACGGGCGCCGCGGCGGTAGGCTTCAATCACAGGGATCGAATCTGCGACACCGCCATCACTCATTGCTACGCCATTAATAGTAGGGTTATGGCGATAAGCAATGGGTAAGGCGCAAGTGGCTTCCATCACTGGTGTCAGGTTATTGCGTGTCACTTCAATGTATTCCGCTTCGCCCGTTTCTAGATTTGTTGTAGTGGCAAATAAAGGAATTTGGCGTTGCTCGTACTTGTACAAGTTAAGCGGTAAATGGCGAGTGCTGGTGCGCCATAGCCAATCAATGTCAGTCAGATGACCGCCGTGAGTAAAACGTGAGAAGTTAATAAACTCAGGATCACGGGAATACTCGGTAATGATTTTATGACTACGACCGTAGTTACCACACAGGTAGCCAATTAAATTGGTTGCCCCTGCAGATACACCAATCGCAAAATCAAAGTCTAAGTAGTTATGATCGAGAAAGGCATCTAATACACCACTAGCGAAAATACCGCGCATTGCACCGCCTTCAACAACCAGTGCTCGTGAATTTTCTGCTGTGCTCATAAAACTACCCATAACTAGAATTAAGTGACCGATGTCACAAGAATAAAACTAGCTAGGCAACAGTTACAGTCGGTTTTTCTTATCAGTGTGATAGGAAAAACTTAACCTTTTTCTGCTGGTGTTGCGGTCACGCTTTGACTCAGTACCTTAATACACTCAGAAAGGGCTGGGTTTAAGGTTTTACTGGCGGGATAGCACAGCCCTAAACGGCGGAACATGCGTGGTCCTTCTAGCGGTACCGTCACCAATTGATTGGCACTTTCTAGCACGCCAGTCGGGAGAAACGAAATGCCAAGCCCTGCTTGAACCAAGTGCATGACTTGGGTTTTATGCTCTGCCTTTGCCACTAAGTTTACTGATAGGCCATCACATGCCAGTAGTCCTATGGTTTGCTGGTGGGCTTCGCAAGGCGGGCACTCAATAAAATCATGTTGGTGTAATTGCTCAGGGGTGACAGATGTTAAGCTCGCAAGTGGGTGATCGGGCAACATGCACAGCACATAGTCTTCATCCCATAGCGGCAAAAAGATCTCATCTTCAGCCTTGAACATATCGAGGGTTAAGCGCGCATCTGCTGGCTTGTCATGATCAACCAATTCGAGCGATAAGTTGGCAATGTTGTGGTGTAAGGTCGCAAACACTTTCGCCAGCTGGCTTTGGCTGAGATCGGGGAAGTTTGCCAAGGTCAGTGGTAATCGCTCAGTACGCTGTTGGAACAATTGCGGTAGGGTATTTACGTCATTGAGTAAACGGATCGCTAATGGATATAAGTAATGAGCTTCATCGGTAACATCGACCCCTTTTTTATGGCGCAAAAACAGGACGGTATTCAGCTCTTGCTCTAGCTGTTTGATACCGTTGGAAATCGACGGTTGAGACACAAAGCAGCGCTCAGCGGCAAGGGTAATATTTTTCTCTTCATAAACCGCAATGAAAAAGCGTAGTAGTCGTAAATCCATCGTAAGTAACCTTCTATGATGCTAAGTGAGCAGGTTATCACAGCAATAGGATTTAGCGGGAAATAGACGTAAAAAAGCCGGACATCATGTCCGGCTAAATGGGAGAGGTGATTAACCTGCGATGTTATAGTAAGTATTAGCGCCAGGACCTACTGGGATACCCAGTACGAACACCCACACATAGAACATGATGCTCCAACCAATCACGAATACAATCGAGTATGGCAGCATGGTTGAGATCAACGTACCTAGACCTAGGTTCTTCTGGTAACGAGTGGCTACAGCTAGGATCATACCGAAGTAGCTCATCATTGGAGTAATGATATTGGTTACTGAGTCACCGATACGGTACGCCGCTTGGATCGTTTCAGGCGCGTAGCCTACCAGCATTAGCATTGGAATAAAGATAGGTGCAGTTACTGCCCACTGTGCTGATGCTGAACCAATCATAAGGTTGATAAAGCCACACATTAAGATGAAGGCGAAGAACAGCGCTGGAGCAGTTAGACCAATCGATTGTAGGAAGTCTGCACCACCAACTGCGAATACTTGACCGAAGTTCGTCCATTTAAAGAACGCCACGAATTGTGCTGCGAAGAACACCAGTACAATGTACATACCCATTGATGACATCGACACTGACATCGCGTTGATCACATCACGGTCGTTCTTCATCGTGCCAACGACTTTACCGTAAACAAAGCCTGGAATTGCGAAGAACACGAAGATAAATGCCACGATACCTTTAAGGAACGGAGAGCCTGCCACTAAACCAGTTTGTGGGTTACGTAGAATACCGTCAGCAGGCACAATCGTCAGTGCTAGTAGTGCTGCAACAGCGAGGGCTGCAAGACCAGCCGCTTTCAAACCTTTCTTTTCAAGCGCAGTCAGTTTGCCCATTTTATCTTGGCTTAAATCATCACTGGCTTCAGAAGCGTCGTATTTGCCGAGTTTCGGCTCAACGATTTTCTCAGTAACGAATGCACCCATGATGGTGATAGCAAAGGTTGAAGCAAACATGAAGTACCAGTTCACTTCTGGGCCAACAATGTAGTTAGGATCGATCATTTGTGCTGCAGTTTGGGTAATACCCGATAGCAGTGGATCAACTGTACCTAGTAGTAAGTTAGCACTGTAACCACCTGATACACCAGCAAAAGCGGCAGCAAGACCTGCTAATGGGTGACGACCTAGCGAGTGGAATAGCATTGCTGCAAGTGGAATAAGTACTACGTAGCCAAGCTCAGAGGCAGTGTTAGAGATAATACCGGCAAATACCACAACCAGCGTTACCATGCGACGAGACGCGCCCATTACCAAACCACGCATCGCAGAAGATAATAGACCAGAATGTTCTGCAATCGCCACACCTAGCATAGCAACCAGCACCGTACCTAGTGGTGCAAAGCCAGTGAAGTTTTTCACTAGGTTTGCCACGATAAGTTGTAGACCTTCAGCGTTAAGTAGGCTGACCACATGGATCATACCGTCCGCGGCACGACCTGCTGCACCTTCTGGGCGTGGATCGGTAACAGAAACGCCAAAGTAACAAGCAATGCCAGAAGCGACTAAGATCGCGATACAGAAAATAGCAAAGAGGGTAATTGGGTGCGGTAATAGGTTACCTAACCATTCCACAGTATCGAGAAAACGCGTAAAGAGCGTCTTTTTAGGTTGCTGTTGTTGTGAAGCCGATGAGTGCATCACTACCTCCGTTATAGTTTTAATCCCATCAATGGGTACTGCTTTTGTAAGCAAGATGTTATCTTGATGTTTAATGTGAAATCAATGTTAAATTGTGTCCAAATGTAAATGTATGCTTTATAACGCTTTAAAAATAACCAAATACAAAATTATTGATTAGTTGTTAAATCTTGATGGTAGGGATAATGAAAGTGACTGCTGATGTGATTAGATAAACCAATGATACAGAGAGCTATCCATAGCTTTTTTTGATGATAAACCTAAGAAATCGATATTTTTCACTTCTATCAATCCGACCTATAGTGGATACATCAACAACATGCAGGCCTGTTGAATATTTTTCGAATTACCAAAGTAGGAAAGTCTTATGTCTAAATCATTAGTTGTTATTACAGGTGCAAGTTCAGGTATTGGTGAAGCGACAGCGCGTCAACTGTCAGCTGAAGGCTACCCATTATTATTACTTGCGCGTCGTGTAGAACGCATGGAAGCAATGAACTTACCTAACACCTTATGTCGCCAAGTAGACATCACTGATGTTGCAGCGGTAAAAGCAGCGATTGAAGAAGCAGAAGCGAAGTTTGGCCCTGTGGATTGTTTGATTAACAACGCAGGCATCATGCTACTTGGTTTAGCTGATGAGCAAGATCCAGCAGAATGGCAGAGCATGTTCAACGTTAACGTGATGGGTATGTTGAATGGTATTCATGCTGTGTTATCTGGTATGAAGTCACGTAAACACGGTACTGTAATTAACATCAGCTCAATTGCTGGTCGTAAGACATTCCCTAGCCATGCTGCATACTGTGGTACTAAATTTGCGGTGCATGCGATCACTGAAAACATTCGTGAAGAAGTGGCTGATGATAACGTTCGCTTTATTACTATCGCGCCGGGCGCAGTAGAAACTGAGCTACTTAGCCACACTACCAGCGATGAGATTAAAGCAGGTTACGAAGAGTGGAAAGAAGGCATGGGCGGTGTGATTGCACCTCAAGATATAGCGAATGCGATTAGCTACGCTTATAACCAGCCACAAAACTTATGTATCCGCGAAATCGTATTGGCAGCAACTCGCCAACAACCATAAGTTTATTAACTGGGGTTAGCATGTCAGTGTGCTGTCAGTAATGTTAAAAGCACCACGCTTACTCAATACATGTTATTGATCCCCTGTTATATTTAAAGAGGAGTTATTGATATCAATGATGTCGATAATTCCTCTTTTTTGTATCAGAGGGAAAGGTGATGAGAGAAAAGGTTTGGTATTTTGATCTGCTGCGGGTAGTTGCTGCCGTTGCAGTCGTGGTGATCCATGTTTTAGGTCCTTATCGGGAACAATTAGGACAAATACCTGATTGGGAGTGGATCACTGCGATCACCTTTAACAGTTTTAGCCGTTGGGCGGTGCAGGTATTTATTATGATCACTGGGGCCTTAATGCTCAGTGATGAGCGTCCTTTTGAAGGGCGTTACTATTTAAAACGTCGGGTTGGTAAAGTGCTGATCCCGTTTGTGGTGTGGTCAGTGTTTTATGCGTTCTTCTCTGCGTTTTCCGCTTCAGGCACCAACTTTGCGACCAGTTGGAAGCTCCTGACTGACATGCCTTTTCATGAAACCTATTATCACCTGGGTTTCTTCTATTATTTTATTCC
The sequence above is a segment of the Photobacterium leiognathi genome. Coding sequences within it:
- a CDS encoding SDR family oxidoreductase, which produces MSKSLVVITGASSGIGEATARQLSAEGYPLLLLARRVERMEAMNLPNTLCRQVDITDVAAVKAAIEEAEAKFGPVDCLINNAGIMLLGLADEQDPAEWQSMFNVNVMGMLNGIHAVLSGMKSRKHGTVINISSIAGRKTFPSHAAYCGTKFAVHAITENIREEVADDNVRFITIAPGAVETELLSHTTSDEIKAGYEEWKEGMGGVIAPQDIANAISYAYNQPQNLCIREIVLAATRQQP
- a CDS encoding Dps family protein, which codes for MTSEMNLIGLDTQKAQALAADLNKLLADYQVLYMNTRGYHWNIKGQQFFELHVKFEEIYTDLQLKIDELAERILTLGFTPDHSFSSYLAASDIKEHRNATEGTECVEGLVNGFSILLRLERQILAEAGDANDEGTAALMGDYIREQEKLLWMLNAYRQ
- the rhtB gene encoding homoserine/homoserine lactone efflux protein — protein: MSIDVWLAYLLAAIVFSFAPGSGTVNSISNGMVYGWRKSLASIIGLQLGMAVHIILVGIGLGAIVAGSELAFTVIKWLGAVYLVWLGIQKWREKSALSLADRDTTVSAATLFKRAIFVNLTNPKTIVFLVALFPQFINPLAPQLPQLLILGITTLVVDGCVMLFYVLLASRFTRYIRSTTVMTRLNRLFGSMFIGCGALLALARA
- a CDS encoding EAL and HDOD domain-containing protein, coding for MYSYVACQPIFNRKQQTIGYELLFRDGESNAFPNIDANEATCRLVMENYMAIGDNRSYKGQRNFINFPDHCLIELMPLLLPKDKVVIEILESCSPSDELLQAVKHLHQKGYVFALDDFDCCPEWHRFLPYISVIKLDLLALGVEASCQYVLDNQHLKAKFLAEKVETYEDYTKAQAAGFHLFQGYFFSKPEVLKSRKVAPSELTTVQLLHEIAHDPVDFTRIENIVSRDVSLSYLLLRYVNTVTKRLRTPISSFRQALVYLGEDNLRLFIGVVATAHAALEKPKELYSLSLLRAKMCELMVTKGGVGLRSEQAFLAGMFSLLDALLDNSLDSLLDMIQLQPEIKSALLQRNGRLGLLLDVVDAFCTADWTRVSICCQVLGIKEEVVHESYLAAVEWADKCTAVNLKR
- a CDS encoding patatin-like phospholipase family protein, which translates into the protein MSTAENSRALVVEGGAMRGIFASGVLDAFLDHNYLDFDFAIGVSAGATNLIGYLCGNYGRSHKIITEYSRDPEFINFSRFTHGGHLTDIDWLWRTSTRHLPLNLYKYEQRQIPLFATTTNLETGEAEYIEVTRNNLTPVMEATCALPIAYRHNPTINGVAMSDGGVADSIPVIEAYRRGARDITVVLSKPLGFHKPETKVSWLIKSMFHDHPAFADAVIKRAQRYNAALDFINHPPKDCKITVIAPNNDFQVGRLTRNLDKLEHGYAMGKDAGNRICGVTPCYGDNCHGDLIAA
- a CDS encoding AbgT family transporter gives rise to the protein MHSSASQQQQPKKTLFTRFLDTVEWLGNLLPHPITLFAIFCIAILVASGIACYFGVSVTDPRPEGAAGRAADGMIHVVSLLNAEGLQLIVANLVKNFTGFAPLGTVLVAMLGVAIAEHSGLLSSAMRGLVMGASRRMVTLVVVFAGIISNTASELGYVVLIPLAAMLFHSLGRHPLAGLAAAFAGVSGGYSANLLLGTVDPLLSGITQTAAQMIDPNYIVGPEVNWYFMFASTFAITIMGAFVTEKIVEPKLGKYDASEASDDLSQDKMGKLTALEKKGLKAAGLAALAVAALLALTIVPADGILRNPQTGLVAGSPFLKGIVAFIFVFFAIPGFVYGKVVGTMKNDRDVINAMSVSMSSMGMYIVLVFFAAQFVAFFKWTNFGQVFAVGGADFLQSIGLTAPALFFAFILMCGFINLMIGSASAQWAVTAPIFIPMLMLVGYAPETIQAAYRIGDSVTNIITPMMSYFGMILAVATRYQKNLGLGTLISTMLPYSIVFVIGWSIMFYVWVFVLGIPVGPGANTYYNIAG
- a CDS encoding LysR family transcriptional regulator yields the protein MDLRLLRFFIAVYEEKNITLAAERCFVSQPSISNGIKQLEQELNTVLFLRHKKGVDVTDEAHYLYPLAIRLLNDVNTLPQLFQQRTERLPLTLANFPDLSQSQLAKVFATLHHNIANLSLELVDHDKPADARLTLDMFKAEDEIFLPLWDEDYVLCMLPDHPLASLTSVTPEQLHQHDFIECPPCEAHQQTIGLLACDGLSVNLVAKAEHKTQVMHLVQAGLGISFLPTGVLESANQLVTVPLEGPRMFRRLGLCYPASKTLNPALSECIKVLSQSVTATPAEKG